The region ATCCAGCACAGCCATTTTGATCCTACTTCTCTGCCCGACAGGTTCGACTGGCTACAACTTCAACAACTCCCGCAAACGCTCGGGTCCATTCTCCAAATTCTTGGGCAGGCTCCATTCTGGGTTGCGGAGTTCGAGGGTGTTGAGGGTTCCCTTCATTTTACTTTGGACACTTTTAGCGGCTTCCGCTTCGACGACACCGCCGATCAGATAGACATCCATTGATCGGTCCATGACGGCTTCGATCACGGAAAACGGACCTTTTCCATCCAAAGAGCTACTATCCCATTTGCCCTCGCCTGTAAAGACCAGGTCTGCCTCGGCGAGACGGGTGTCGAGCTGGAGCCAACTGCGGACTAGATCGAAACCGGGGACAATCTGAGCCTCGAGTGCGACGCGCAAGCCATAGGCGATGCCCCCTGCTGCGCCGTCGCCCGGCAGGGAGGACTGGTCCTCCGGGAGGCCACAGGCTTTGGCGAGGAGGGCGCCCACTCGACCGATTTCCTGATCAAAACTGGGGATGAAATCCTGTGATAAGCCCTTTTGTGGCCCGAAGACATGAGCCGCTCCGTTCGGTCCGGTCAAAGGGTTTGTCACATCGCAGGCGATGCGGACAGGGATGGTAAGCCGCGTCTTAGGCGGGCGAATCGTGGCGATCCGCTCAATAGCTGCCGGAGTGAAGTTTTCTATTGCCGCGCCGGTTGCGTCCAACAGCTCGAAGCCCATGACTTGAAGGGCTCCCAGTCCCATATCGCTTGTGGCGCTCCCGCCAACTCCAAGCAGGATGGCATCTGCTTTTTGAAACGCTGCGTGGAACAGCGTCTGTCCTGTCCCCAACGTGGTGGTGTGTCGGGCGTCACGGGCATCGATGGGCACGGACTGGATTCCTGAAGCCTGGGCCATTTCGACGACTGCAAGGCGTTCGACGGAAGCCGGAAAGGCTAAGAGCAACTGGGCCGCATCTGGAAGTTGACTTACCTGCACCCAGCCTAACTGAGCTTCTAGCGGCTCAAAACGAGGCCCCCTTACGTTGATGGTTTCGAGAGAGCCGCCCACCTGATGGGTCAATATCTCGGCGAAGCCTTCACCACCGTCGGTTAGGGGGGTGGTATGCACCTTAGCTTCCGGCCAGCGTTTCCGCACCTTGCCAGCTACGATTTCTGTGACTTCCGCGGCAGTCATCGAGTCTTTAAACTTGTCGAAAGCGATGAGGATGGAATCGGGCATGGGTGAGTATTCTCCGTTTATTGGGATTTGCTCAATAGCTGAAATACGCGAAGATGGGGATAGTCTCAAATTTTGAAAGCAATCGTGCTGGCAAAATAAAACTATTGTAGTCTTGCCGTTCTGTCCGCTCGAGGCCTCGGCTAAGAGTGAAGCAATAGCCAACGACCTGACTGAGTGGATCAGGTACGCATCATTCGTGCAACTTCCCCATTGCCTTCATGGAACAGCTTCATTTCAAACCTTGGATGAGCGCAGAGCTAGATAAGCCGTTGACTGTGGTGGTCACGGGTGCAGCCGGGTTTATCGGATCGCACACGGTAGAGCGTCTGCTTGAACAGGGGCATCGTGTTATCGGGCTCGATAATTTTGATCCGTATTATCCCTATGTCATCAAGCAGCGTAATCTGGCGGGTGCGTTGGCTCATCCGAATTTCACCTTCCACGTCGCCGATATCACGCGCCAAGAATCACTGGAAACCGCGCTGACTGGCGTGGATGCGGATGTCATGATACACCTTGCAGCGAAAGCGGGCGTGCGGGCCAGTCTGCTCGATCCCATCGGCGTGCATCGCACGAATGTGGACGGGACCCAAAACTGCCTGATATGGGCCAAAGAGACCCAAGTGCCTCAGTTTGTCTTTGCGTCGTCGAGTTCTGTTTATGGCGTCAATCCCAACGTGCCCTGGCGCGAGAGTGATGCCGTCCTCCGGCCCATTAGTCCTTATGCCGCAAGTAAGGTCTGCGCTGAACTGCTTGGGCATACGTATGCGGCACTTTATGACATGCGCTTTGTGGGTTTGCGATTCTTTACCGTCTTTGGCCCGCGCCAGCGTCCGGATTTGGCCATCCATAAGTTTGCGCACCGCATTATGGCGGGTGAGCCCATTACTGTTTTCGGGGATGGTTCCACACGGCGCGACTACACTTTTATCGACGATATCGTCGAGGGTATCGTCGCCGCTGTGCACTACGATGCAGAGAAATATGCCCTCTTTAATCTGGGCAATAACCAAACGGTGAGCCTGAGTGAGATGATCGCTATGCTCGAGTCAGCTCTGGGCAAAGAAGCCGTCAAGGAGGTCTTACCGGAGCAGCCTGGGGATGTGCCCCAGACTTGGGCTGATCTCACGCGCGCTAACGACGGTCTCGGCTATAAGCCCAAAATCGGCTTCGCCGAAGGTATCCAACACTTTTGCCAATGGTTTCGTGAACAATCCTGATCCAGCTCTCCTTTCCGGGCAAACCGCTCTTGATCGCGTCATCGATGGGCTCACCCACGTGCGTGCGCGCGTCGGGGATTCTTTCAGTGCTGCTGTTGAGGCTATCGAATCCGCAGCCGGCAAAGTGGTGGTGTGTGGTATCGGAAAGTCCGGCCTGATCGGCCAGAAACTGGCCGCAACTTTCTCTAGTGTCGGCAAACCGGCCTTTTTTCTGCATGCTGTTGAGGCTCTACACGGTGACTTGGGAGCCGTATCAGCGGGTGATGTGGCCTTGCTTATCTCTAACAGTGGATCCACCGAAATTGTGGCGCTTATTCCTTTTTTGAAGCAGCGGGGCGTCCCCACAATAGCCATCACTGGCAAGGCTGACACACCGCTGGGTGAATTATCTGATATCTGTCTCGAAGCTGGTGTGCCGAACGAGTGCGATGATGATGGAATTGTCCCCTCGGCGAGCACCAGTGCGGCCTTAGCATTGGGCGATGCCTTAGCGATCGCCTTTAAACAAAGCCAGGCCGTCAGCCGGGAAGATTTCGCCAAGAATCATCCGGGTGGCCAATTGGGTCGTAACCTTTGTCTACGCGTCGCTGATGTCATGCAGCCCACAGAAAAGGTCGCAGTGGTCGAGGCAGCTACTGGCCTGCGCGAACTCGTGATCCAACTCACAGATCACCCTCAGGGCGCGGCTCTAGTCAAACACCTCGACGGGACCTTAGCGGGTATCATTACTGATGGTGATGTGCGCCGTGCTTTGCAGTCTGTCGATGACGTGTTTGCGCTCACGGCCGAACAGCTCATGACGGGCTCGCCGCTTTCGGTGGCCCCCAAGACGCTCCTCGTCGAAGCGATCCGCATCATGGAGCACCGTCCCCGACAGATTTCTGTCCTACCGGTCGTGGATGAAGCCCAGACCATCCTCGGTTTACTGAGGATACACGATGTTTATCCGCATCGATGACGGGGCTGCGGGACGGGAGTTTTGAAACTTGCAGAAAGCATTAAAGCAATAAATGTTGCTAGCGTGAAAACGACCATTGATATTCCCGAAGAAGTTTTAAAGCGTACGAAAATTGCAGCGGTTCAGCGCAACACATCCGTCAAGCGCCTCGTGATCGAGGGTCTAGAAAAGGTTCTGGAGAGTGATTCTAAAGACTATCAGCCTAAAGAAGCGCTTCGACGTTTGCGTCAAGGATACGCATTAAAAGGTAAACCACTTAACCGTGATGACCTCTATCGGCGCTAGTCGTTTCCTTGACACGAATGTCCTGCTCTATGCTTATGACCAGAATGCGCCAGAAAAGCGCCGTAGAGCCATGCTATATCTTGAACAGGCATGGAATAACTTAGGATCGACCGCTATTAGTGTGCAAGTCCTGCAAGAATTTCACGTCAATGCAGTGCGTATGGGTATGGATTTGCGTGAACTTCGCTACCTGATAGAGGATTTTTGTCATTGGCCGGTCGTCGACAACTCCATCGATCTTTTGGGTAGATCAATGGACCTCTATGATCGTTGGCAGATTTCACTCTGGGATGCTTTGGTGCTTGCCGCAGCCGAAATGAGTGGCGCTAGTGAGCTCATCAGTGAGGATCTCAATCATGAACAATACTATGGTACGGTTCAGGTGATTAATCCGTTTAGGGTCTGATTTGTTTAATCCTGACCTGGGAGCGCCGAGCTCCAGCTCGGCAGAATGATGTCGGATTTAGAATATCCGTTTTGTGTGAGTTCCTGCATGATGCTTTTCCAATGAATTGGGCCCGTTGAAATCAAAAATGCCTGGGACTCCGGTTGCTTTAAGACTGTTTTGAGGGATTGTATGGGGATGCCTGACATAGAGTGGCCGTGCTTTGAGGCGTCGCTGTCGACGAAGGCGCATACCTGCTTTTGAAGGTCGCTGCCAAGACAATTGAGCAACTGTTGGCCGCGGGGGCCGGCGCCCCAGATGACTATTTTCTTACCGGCTTCGACCTGGGTTAAGAGGCGCGCCGTTAGAGTATCGGGCGCTATGCCTAGGGATGCCGCAGTGTAGTGGGAATAATCGATGGATCGCGCCACCCAATGACGGGCGTCTTGGCGATCCGCCCCTACCGTCTGGGTCTTATCCGAAGAAACAAGGTAGGGACGCTTTGCCAAAGCGTCAGTGGCTGTGGCATCATTTGGCCCATGCTCTCGGAATACCCTATCGTATAAAGCCTCAGACGATGCTGCTAGGCCGCTGCATGGAGCGGGTAGGTCCAGTTTTGGCACAAACCAGGTCCCACTTCCGGATGCTGTTCCTTTTTGGATTGCTTCGCGTGTGAGTCGGTTGGTTTCAAGGATCGAAAGGTAGGGCTTCGGATCTCCTTCAAACTCCGCTAACGCGCCTTCAGCCCAATTCAGGCATAGCCTAGTAAACTCCAGATCATTGTCGAAGGTGCCGGGTCGCCATTGGGGAAAAAATGCTAAGCTGCGGAATGCGAGGTCCATGAAGCATGCGAATTGAGAAAGCGGGTTGGTAGTCTCTATGCCATGCATGGCATAGAGACTCAGGGTCACAGAGGGCGCGCGGTAAGTCTGGAGCACGTAGTGGTGTTCCTTGGCCATGGTGTGGTCTTTGAGCGTGATGGCGTCTTGATGGAAGAGCCGGAGGCCTAGAGGTTTTCTGATGTGATGGCCAACTTTTACCTGAGCCAGTCTCAAGAAAAAATCGTAATCGCCAGCCGCTTTGAAATAGGCGTCGAAGCCACCGAGTTGCCTATGAATTTGGGCTCGCCATGCTATTTGATGCCCTGGGAAATGATGAAGCAGGAGGTCTGGCGCGCAGAAGTCTTGAGCGGGATGGGGTCGTTCCGCGCAATCAGCTACCGTTTCCTCAGGGTCTTGAGAGAGTAGGGCATCGGCGTAGACGAATCCGCATGTAGGTCGGGTTTCTAGAACCTGTACGAATCCCTCCAGGGCAGTGGGCAGGTAGCGATCATCGGTATTGGCATTTGCTAGGATAGGGGCCTGTGCTGCCTTGGCTCCTCGGTTCCATGCTTGATAAAGCGTTTCACGATTTTCAGTACGCAGGTAGCGAATATGGGGGTTGTTTGCCTGGAATTTGCGAACGATGTCGCCCTCTTTTTCAGGTGAGCCGCTATCCACGACGATAATCTCCAGCTGCCCCTTTGTATAGAGCGTTTGCTCCAGCAAATTTGTTAGGCAGCCAGCGATGAAGCTTTCGGAGGCGTAGGTGGAGACCAATGCTGAGAGTCGATAGGCCATCGTGGCTTAGGCAGGGTCATGCAGCCGAGAAGCGACGCCCCCATCCATGCCGATGGTACTGCCAGTGAGAAAGCCAGGCGCCTCGCAGACGAGGTATAAACACAGTTTTGCCACCTCATGAGGCGTCCCAATGCGGTCGACAGGGTGGACTTTTTTAAGGGCCTCATACCCATCCGGATTTCCTTCGAATCCGGCTTTGAGCATTGAAGTTTCAATCGCTGCTGGGCAGATGGCGTTGACCCGTACGCGCGCTCCAAGATCGACAGCCATGGCACGCGTCAAGCCGGACAAAGCCGCTTTGGAGGTAGCATAGGCCACGAAGTTTTTCTTGGTTAAGCTTTCGTGGATACTAGAGATATTAATGACCGCGCCCTGATTGCCTTCAAGTTCGGGTAGAAAGGCTTGGGAGAGAAAAAAAGGTGCTAGCAGGTTTACTTTGAGTGTCTCGTCCCAGGCGGCGTGGGTTAGGCTGTCGACGCCGCCTAAGTTTTGAACGGCCGCGTTGTTTACGAGACCGATTAAGCTCATCTCGCGGGTGTTGAGGATTTCGCGGATGCGGGCAATCAGTCGGTCGCGGCTTGCTGGACTTTCTGCGCATTGTGCAATGTCCACGCGCAGGAGGTTGCCGTCGCCCGCGTCCACGGCGGCTTTATCGAGACCGATGACTTCAAATTTCGATTCTTTGAAGGTGCGGTAAAGCTCCTTGCCGATGCCGCCTAAAGCGCCGGTGATGATAACGGCCTTTTTCATGCTGATTCCTCTAAGAATGCGCTGAGCTTATCGATGGCAATACGCGAGGTGCGTAAGACGGCTTCGATCGTATTCGAGCTGTTGTGCGATCCGAAGACGACGTTGTCCATTTTACGTAGCGGCGAATTTGCGGGTAAGGGCTCATGCTCCATAACTTCAAGGGCGGCTCCTTGAATCTGTCCTCCTTGCAGTGCTTGAATCAGGGCGCTTTCGTCAACAAGTCCGCCCCGGCTTACGTTGATCAAGTAGGCGCTGGGATTCATAGAGTCGAGGACGGCGGTGTTGATGATGTGGAAATTTGAATCGGTCAGATTGCAGGTCAGGATAACAAAATTGAGCGTATCTATTTTTTGAGGCCACTGAGCTCTGCCGATGTCCGGAGTGTCGGTTTCGGTGACGAAGGGGTCGTAGCCCACGATATCCATACCCAGCGCTTTGAGTTTGGGGACAAGGCAGCGGCCAATGTGCCCTAGGCCGAGCACCCCAACGCTTTTGCCGGTGAGGCTCATGCCCGCGGGCTTGGGCCAGTGTCCCGCACGCACGCCTTGATCGATCTGGAATAATCCGCGCGCCAAGCCGATGAGGTAGCCGATTGCCACGTCGGACACTTCTCCTCCAAACGTGCCGGGGGTGTGGCTGATGGGAATGCCCGCGTTCTTGGCTCCCTCAAAGTCTATATTATCGACGCCTGCTCCCCACTTGACTGCGGCCCTTAGGCGACCTGCTTTTCCAGCTCGAAAGACAGCCTCGGTGGCCGGGTCGTCTCCGATGATCCAGCCATCGAAGTCGTGAACCAACTCCAGCAGCTCGGCTTCGGTCAGGGTCTGCTCAAATTCAGGAATGGTCAGCTCCCAGCCCAAATTTTTGAGCCAGTCCTGCATGCGATCCACCTGTCGGATCATCGGTGGACAGGTGCAGAGAATTTTTTGAGTTTTCCCCATTCGCTTGTTAGACGGGATAGTAGTAACGGAGTTTATCTGACTCTGCGTGATGATCTTGAATTTTGTGCCCGCGTGCCCCGCCAAAGAATTAGCAACTGCGATAAAAAAATACCGACAGCAGCGCCTTGGGGCGCCATGCCCGTCTGCCCAGTTTAAAGAGATCTGCTCCCACAGCGACCAGGGTGTAAAACAGTGCGTCTCGGTATGACAAGCGCATGTGAGGAATGATTTCCTTTATGGCAAATGCCTCGCGTTCGTAGCGGCGGAATACCTGTCGCCAAGTTTCATCATGGATGTGGTAGACAGCAGCTTCAGGGCTATAGTGAACTTGATATCCCCCCTCGAAGCATTGCTTGGCAAAAGCCATGTCCTCCAAGCCCGTGAGCGCCTCGTCGTAAGGAAACCGGTCCCATAGATGGAGGCGGATAGCGCAATTGGCATTATTGCTAAAGAAGGGGAACTGCTCGTTTTTGCCCGTTTCGGGAAAATATTTTTCAAAGACACGGCCCTCGCTAAAGCGTGTGGTGAGTCCTGGTAATTGGCGTCCGTAGCTGACGGCGACTTTGGGGTCTTCAAAGGGTGCCACTAAATTTTTGAGCCAGTCCTCTGACGCCGGGACACAATGACCGCTGACGAAAACCGCGAACTCCCCTCGTGCTTGAGCGCAGCCAACATTGCAGCTTCTCCCAAAGCTAAAAGCGTCCTTTGAGATCTCAACCACACGTGCGCCGTGCTCTCTGGCGATGGGAACGGTTTGATCGGTACTACCCGAATCCACCAGGATAACTTCGACCTTCCCTGTGTCCGTTTGGGAGGCAACGCCGTCTAACAGAGCACCGATTAAGCGCTCCTCATTATAGGTCCTGATGATGACGCTGATCATGGTCTCTCGCAGCTAGCCTGTGGCGCACTATATATTCGGCGAGGTCCCAGTCAGCTGGAGTGTCAATATCAGTGGACTCCAGGCGCGGCGTTTCAAAGAGCACAGGCCGACGGCCGATGCGCGCCCTTGTTTCGAGAAAGCTTTCTTGGGTGAAGATGTATAGGTTCGAGTTCTCCTCATACCAGGGTTCCAGGTCCTGGGTGGGGATGAGGTTTTCCGGATCGTGGTTTACCGGGTCGCCATCCTGACTATAAAAACGTGTCTGAAAGCGATTAACCGAAAACAGGCTGTCACAGATGCCTGCCGCGTGTTGTTTTTTGAAAAGCGCTAACCCGTGGCGTACGGTGTCTGCGGTTAGCAGCGGATTCGTCGTATGAGTCATGAGGT is a window of Opitutales bacterium DNA encoding:
- a CDS encoding KpsF/GutQ family sugar-phosphate isomerase, which translates into the protein MNNPDPALLSGQTALDRVIDGLTHVRARVGDSFSAAVEAIESAAGKVVVCGIGKSGLIGQKLAATFSSVGKPAFFLHAVEALHGDLGAVSAGDVALLISNSGSTEIVALIPFLKQRGVPTIAITGKADTPLGELSDICLEAGVPNECDDDGIVPSASTSAALALGDALAIAFKQSQAVSREDFAKNHPGGQLGRNLCLRVADVMQPTEKVAVVEAATGLRELVIQLTDHPQGAALVKHLDGTLAGIITDGDVRRALQSVDDVFALTAEQLMTGSPLSVAPKTLLVEAIRIMEHRPRQISVLPVVDEAQTILGLLRIHDVYPHR
- a CDS encoding glycerate kinase; this translates as MPDSILIAFDKFKDSMTAAEVTEIVAGKVRKRWPEAKVHTTPLTDGGEGFAEILTHQVGGSLETINVRGPRFEPLEAQLGWVQVSQLPDAAQLLLAFPASVERLAVVEMAQASGIQSVPIDARDARHTTTLGTGQTLFHAAFQKADAILLGVGGSATSDMGLGALQVMGFELLDATGAAIENFTPAAIERIATIRPPKTRLTIPVRIACDVTNPLTGPNGAAHVFGPQKGLSQDFIPSFDQEIGRVGALLAKACGLPEDQSSLPGDGAAGGIAYGLRVALEAQIVPGFDLVRSWLQLDTRLAEADLVFTGEGKWDSSSLDGKGPFSVIEAVMDRSMDVYLIGGVVEAEAAKSVQSKMKGTLNTLELRNPEWSLPKNLENGPERLRELLKL
- a CDS encoding GDP-mannose 4,6-dehydratase yields the protein MSAELDKPLTVVVTGAAGFIGSHTVERLLEQGHRVIGLDNFDPYYPYVIKQRNLAGALAHPNFTFHVADITRQESLETALTGVDADVMIHLAAKAGVRASLLDPIGVHRTNVDGTQNCLIWAKETQVPQFVFASSSSVYGVNPNVPWRESDAVLRPISPYAASKVCAELLGHTYAALYDMRFVGLRFFTVFGPRQRPDLAIHKFAHRIMAGEPITVFGDGSTRRDYTFIDDIVEGIVAAVHYDAEKYALFNLGNNQTVSLSEMIAMLESALGKEAVKEVLPEQPGDVPQTWADLTRANDGLGYKPKIGFAEGIQHFCQWFREQS
- a CDS encoding PIN domain-containing protein, which translates into the protein MMTSIGASRFLDTNVLLYAYDQNAPEKRRRAMLYLEQAWNNLGSTAISVQVLQEFHVNAVRMGMDLRELRYLIEDFCHWPVVDNSIDLLGRSMDLYDRWQISLWDALVLAAAEMSGASELISEDLNHEQYYGTVQVINPFRV
- a CDS encoding glycosyltransferase family 2 protein — protein: MISVIIRTYNEERLIGALLDGVASQTDTGKVEVILVDSGSTDQTVPIAREHGARVVEISKDAFSFGRSCNVGCAQARGEFAVFVSGHCVPASEDWLKNLVAPFEDPKVAVSYGRQLPGLTTRFSEGRVFEKYFPETGKNEQFPFFSNNANCAIRLHLWDRFPYDEALTGLEDMAFAKQCFEGGYQVHYSPEAAVYHIHDETWRQVFRRYEREAFAIKEIIPHMRLSYRDALFYTLVAVGADLFKLGRRAWRPKALLSVFFYRSC
- a CDS encoding acylneuraminate cytidylyltransferase family protein, translating into MKGHSARIPGKNFKEFAGKPLFRWVLDTLLAVQEIDQVVINTDAVDTLRSYGIETDRVILRERKPEICGDAVSMNRVLADDVDHVPADIYLMTHTTNPLLTADTVRHGLALFKKQHAAGICDSLFSVNRFQTRFYSQDGDPVNHDPENLIPTQDLEPWYEENSNLYIFTQESFLETRARIGRRPVLFETPRLESTDIDTPADWDLAEYIVRHRLAARDHDQRHHQDL
- a CDS encoding glycosyltransferase, with translation MAYRLSALVSTYASESFIAGCLTNLLEQTLYTKGQLEIIVVDSGSPEKEGDIVRKFQANNPHIRYLRTENRETLYQAWNRGAKAAQAPILANANTDDRYLPTALEGFVQVLETRPTCGFVYADALLSQDPEETVADCAERPHPAQDFCAPDLLLHHFPGHQIAWRAQIHRQLGGFDAYFKAAGDYDFFLRLAQVKVGHHIRKPLGLRLFHQDAITLKDHTMAKEHHYVLQTYRAPSVTLSLYAMHGIETTNPLSQFACFMDLAFRSLAFFPQWRPGTFDNDLEFTRLCLNWAEGALAEFEGDPKPYLSILETNRLTREAIQKGTASGSGTWFVPKLDLPAPCSGLAASSEALYDRVFREHGPNDATATDALAKRPYLVSSDKTQTVGADRQDARHWVARSIDYSHYTAASLGIAPDTLTARLLTQVEAGKKIVIWGAGPRGQQLLNCLGSDLQKQVCAFVDSDASKHGHSMSGIPIQSLKTVLKQPESQAFLISTGPIHWKSIMQELTQNGYSKSDIILPSWSSALPGQD
- a CDS encoding SDR family oxidoreductase codes for the protein MKKAVIITGALGGIGKELYRTFKESKFEVIGLDKAAVDAGDGNLLRVDIAQCAESPASRDRLIARIREILNTREMSLIGLVNNAAVQNLGGVDSLTHAAWDETLKVNLLAPFFLSQAFLPELEGNQGAVINISSIHESLTKKNFVAYATSKAALSGLTRAMAVDLGARVRVNAICPAAIETSMLKAGFEGNPDGYEALKKVHPVDRIGTPHEVAKLCLYLVCEAPGFLTGSTIGMDGGVASRLHDPA
- a CDS encoding phosphoglycerate dehydrogenase; translated protein: MGKTQKILCTCPPMIRQVDRMQDWLKNLGWELTIPEFEQTLTEAELLELVHDFDGWIIGDDPATEAVFRAGKAGRLRAAVKWGAGVDNIDFEGAKNAGIPISHTPGTFGGEVSDVAIGYLIGLARGLFQIDQGVRAGHWPKPAGMSLTGKSVGVLGLGHIGRCLVPKLKALGMDIVGYDPFVTETDTPDIGRAQWPQKIDTLNFVILTCNLTDSNFHIINTAVLDSMNPSAYLINVSRGGLVDESALIQALQGGQIQGAALEVMEHEPLPANSPLRKMDNVVFGSHNSSNTIEAVLRTSRIAIDKLSAFLEESA